One Mycobacterium marseillense DNA window includes the following coding sequences:
- the nrdF gene encoding class 1b ribonucleoside-diphosphate reductase subunit beta, whose protein sequence is MTENMKLIDRVSAINWNRLQDDKDAEVWDRLTGNFWLPEKVPVSNDLPSWGTLTPHEKQMTMRVFTGLTLLDTIQGTVGAVSLIPDALTPHEEAVYTNIAFMESVHARSYSNIFSTLCSTAEIDDAFRWSEENPNLQRKAEIVMQYYKGDEPLKRKVASTLLESFLFYSGFYLPMYWSSRAKLTNTADMIRLIIRDEAVHGYYIGYKYQRGLALVDDARKQELKDYTYELLFELYDNEVEYTQDLYDEVGLTEDVKKFLRYNANKALMNLGYEALFPRDETDVNPAILSALSPNADENHDFFSGSGSSYVIGKAVVTEDEDWDF, encoded by the coding sequence GTGACCGAAAACATGAAGCTGATTGACCGCGTTTCGGCGATCAACTGGAACCGGCTGCAAGACGACAAAGACGCCGAGGTGTGGGACCGGCTGACCGGCAATTTCTGGTTGCCCGAGAAGGTGCCGGTGTCCAACGACCTGCCGTCGTGGGGCACCCTGACCCCCCACGAAAAGCAGATGACCATGCGGGTGTTCACGGGCCTGACGCTGCTGGACACCATCCAGGGGACGGTCGGGGCGGTCAGCCTGATCCCCGACGCGCTGACCCCGCACGAGGAGGCCGTCTACACCAACATCGCCTTCATGGAGTCGGTGCACGCGCGCAGCTACAGCAACATCTTCTCCACGCTGTGTTCGACCGCCGAGATCGACGACGCGTTCCGCTGGTCGGAGGAGAACCCCAACCTGCAGCGCAAGGCCGAGATCGTCATGCAGTACTACAAAGGCGACGAACCACTCAAGCGCAAGGTCGCCTCCACGCTGCTGGAAAGCTTCCTCTTCTACTCCGGCTTCTACCTGCCGATGTACTGGTCGAGCCGGGCCAAGCTGACCAACACCGCCGACATGATCCGGCTGATCATCCGAGACGAGGCCGTCCACGGCTACTACATCGGCTACAAATACCAGCGCGGCCTGGCGCTGGTCGACGACGCCCGCAAGCAGGAGCTCAAGGACTACACCTACGAGCTGCTCTTCGAGCTCTACGACAACGAGGTGGAATACACCCAGGACCTCTACGACGAGGTCGGGCTCACCGAGGACGTGAAGAAGTTCCTGCGCTACAACGCCAACAAGGCGCTGATGAATCTGGGCTACGAGGCGCTGTTCCCGCGCGACGAGACGGACGTGAACCCGGCGATCCTGTCGGCGCTCTCACCCAACGCCGACGAGAACCACGACTTCTTCTCCGGCTCGGGCTCGTCGTACGTGATCGGCAAGGCCGTCGTCACCGAGGACGAGGACTGGGACTTCTAG
- a CDS encoding tocopherol cyclase family protein yields MDIPGSVTHAAQRLVSLYRRTGADVPLGDPLPSHGTEMEGWFWRLSDPADGRVVVALCSANRHRDGDWSTAAIALHPGGVVRSAAIDGVRAHRSRFAVAARAGDDFVEADGKRLAMAIGDSAVDLAFSREFRWPKAFGGGGLASSVPYLNQYWHPYRLGAKATGTVTCGDQHWRFSDATLYCERNWGSGFPRRWWWGQAHDFDGADVSVVFSGGLLEFGPLKREVTGVVVRLEDRVLRITPPAWVSSSCDGQRWRVDARSARYHVELDGSGDGAQPHVLPVPLPAERRNVDTDYEHLAGTLRCTVREWGRIIFDGTTQLAGLEVGSRPG; encoded by the coding sequence GTGGACATCCCCGGTTCGGTCACCCATGCGGCGCAGCGACTTGTCTCCCTCTACCGCCGAACGGGCGCCGATGTGCCTCTTGGCGATCCGCTGCCCTCGCACGGCACCGAAATGGAGGGTTGGTTCTGGCGCCTTTCCGACCCCGCCGACGGGCGCGTGGTGGTCGCGTTGTGCAGCGCGAATCGACACCGCGACGGCGACTGGTCTACCGCCGCGATTGCGCTGCACCCGGGCGGTGTCGTGCGTTCCGCCGCGATCGACGGAGTCCGCGCTCACCGCTCGCGCTTTGCTGTCGCGGCCCGCGCGGGCGACGACTTCGTCGAAGCCGACGGTAAGCGGCTGGCGATGGCCATCGGCGACAGCGCGGTCGACCTCGCCTTCAGCCGAGAGTTTCGATGGCCGAAGGCATTTGGTGGGGGCGGGCTCGCCTCGTCGGTACCGTACTTGAATCAATACTGGCATCCCTACCGACTGGGCGCCAAGGCCACGGGAACGGTGACGTGTGGTGATCAACATTGGCGGTTCAGCGACGCAACCCTGTATTGCGAACGCAATTGGGGGTCGGGCTTTCCGCGCCGCTGGTGGTGGGGCCAAGCCCACGATTTCGACGGAGCCGACGTGTCCGTCGTGTTCTCGGGGGGCCTATTGGAGTTTGGTCCGCTGAAGCGTGAAGTCACCGGAGTTGTTGTGCGACTAGAGGATCGGGTCCTGCGCATCACTCCCCCGGCCTGGGTGTCGTCCAGTTGCGATGGACAACGGTGGCGGGTTGACGCGCGCAGCGCCCGTTACCACGTCGAACTCGACGGAAGTGGCGACGGCGCGCAGCCCCACGTGCTTCCGGTTCCGCTGCCCGCCGAACGCCGCAACGTCGACACCGACTACGAACACCTGGCCGGCACTCTGCGCTGCACGGTGCGCGAATGGGGTCGCATCATTTTCGATGGCACAACCCAGTTGGCGGGTCTGGAGGTCGGCAGCCGGCCGGGTTGA
- a CDS encoding iron-siderophore ABC transporter substrate-binding protein: MLFGVIRPPRRAFGVAVVGAVAAAVVVACGGCGSHQPAATPARSLVTPTTQIAGAGVLGNDRRPDDSCAREAAEADAGAAKRRVHNAAGVEPDVVQVPADPQRIVVLSGDQLDALCALGLQSRVVAAALPDGSPTQPAYLGGAVHGVPGAGTRSHPDVKAIEAAHPDLILGSQGLTPALYPQLAAIAPTVFTGAPGAAWEDNLRAVGAATARGAAMDGLLSGFAQRATDVGARHDASHFQASIVRLTTEAIRVYGANNFPASVLGSVGVDRPAAQRFTDKPYVEIGATDADLAKNPDLSLADADVVYLSCATPAAADRAATVLDSGPWRKLSANRDNRVYVVNDEIWQTGEGLIAARGIVADLRLVNAPIN; encoded by the coding sequence GTGTTGTTCGGCGTGATCAGACCCCCGCGGCGGGCCTTCGGGGTAGCTGTCGTCGGCGCGGTGGCGGCGGCGGTCGTCGTGGCATGCGGCGGCTGCGGATCCCATCAGCCCGCCGCCACGCCGGCCCGCTCGCTGGTCACCCCCACCACGCAGATCGCGGGGGCCGGGGTGCTGGGAAACGACCGCCGGCCCGACGATTCGTGCGCCCGCGAGGCCGCCGAGGCCGATGCGGGGGCCGCGAAGCGGCGCGTCCACAACGCCGCCGGGGTCGAGCCGGACGTGGTGCAGGTGCCCGCCGATCCGCAGCGCATCGTGGTGCTCTCCGGCGATCAGCTCGACGCGCTGTGCGCGCTGGGCCTGCAGTCGCGGGTGGTCGCCGCCGCGCTGCCGGACGGATCGCCGACGCAGCCCGCCTACCTGGGCGGCGCCGTGCACGGCGTGCCCGGCGCCGGTACGCGCTCCCATCCGGACGTGAAGGCGATCGAGGCGGCCCATCCCGACCTCATCCTGGGTTCCCAGGGGTTGACGCCGGCGTTGTATCCGCAGCTGGCGGCGATCGCCCCGACGGTGTTCACCGGTGCGCCGGGCGCGGCCTGGGAGGACAACCTGCGCGCGGTCGGTGCCGCCACCGCGCGCGGCGCCGCGATGGACGGGTTGCTCAGCGGGTTTGCGCAACGGGCGACCGACGTGGGCGCCCGGCATGACGCCTCCCACTTTCAGGCGTCGATCGTGCGGCTGACCACCGAGGCGATCCGGGTGTACGGCGCCAACAACTTCCCGGCCAGCGTGCTCGGGTCGGTCGGCGTCGACCGGCCGGCCGCGCAGCGGTTCACCGACAAGCCCTACGTCGAGATCGGCGCCACCGACGCGGATCTCGCGAAGAACCCCGACCTGTCCCTCGCCGACGCCGACGTCGTGTACCTGTCGTGCGCCACCCCGGCCGCCGCCGACCGGGCCGCCACGGTGCTCGACAGCGGCCCGTGGCGCAAGCTGTCCGCCAACCGCGACAACCGGGTCTATGTCGTCAACGACGAGATCTGGCAAACCGGCGAGGGGCTGATCGCGGCGCGCGGCATCGTCGCCGACCTGCGCCTGGTGAACGCCCCGATCAACTGA
- a CDS encoding NAD(P)-dependent alcohol dehydrogenase translates to MRTVSAYAATSATEPLTKTTIERRDPGPRDVAIDIKFAGICHSDIHTAKGEWGTPNYPLVVGHEIAGVVTEVGGEVTKFKVGDHVGVGCMVNSCGRCSSCEAGLEQYCKNGATFTYNAKDKDGTTTQGGYSQAVVVDENFVLRIPDSLPLDKAAPLLCAGITLFSPLRHWKAGPGTRLAIVGLGGLGHMGVKLGAAMGAEVTVLSQSLKKMEDGLRLGAKHYYATADPETFKKLRSSFDLMLNTVSANLKLNDYLSLLDVDGTLVELGIPEHPMEVGAFPLALSRRSLSGSNIGGIAETQEMLDFCAEHNVTPEIELIDPDYINEAYERVLASDVRYRFVIDISKL, encoded by the coding sequence ATGCGCACTGTTTCGGCATACGCCGCCACGTCGGCGACCGAACCGCTGACCAAGACCACCATCGAGCGGCGCGACCCGGGCCCGCGCGACGTGGCGATCGACATCAAGTTCGCCGGCATCTGCCACTCCGACATCCACACGGCCAAAGGCGAATGGGGCACCCCGAATTACCCCCTGGTCGTGGGCCACGAGATCGCCGGTGTCGTGACCGAGGTCGGCGGCGAGGTCACCAAGTTCAAGGTGGGCGACCACGTCGGCGTGGGTTGCATGGTGAATTCCTGCGGCCGGTGCAGCAGCTGCGAGGCCGGGCTCGAGCAGTACTGCAAGAACGGCGCGACCTTCACCTACAACGCCAAGGACAAAGACGGCACGACGACGCAGGGTGGCTACAGCCAGGCGGTCGTCGTCGACGAGAACTTCGTCCTGCGCATCCCCGACTCACTGCCGCTGGACAAGGCGGCCCCGCTGCTGTGCGCGGGCATCACGCTGTTCTCGCCGCTGCGGCACTGGAAGGCCGGGCCGGGCACGCGGCTGGCGATCGTCGGCCTGGGCGGCCTGGGGCACATGGGCGTCAAGCTGGGCGCCGCGATGGGCGCCGAGGTCACCGTGCTGTCGCAGTCGCTGAAGAAGATGGAAGACGGGCTGCGGCTGGGCGCCAAGCATTACTACGCCACCGCCGACCCCGAGACGTTCAAGAAGTTGCGCAGCAGCTTCGACCTGATGCTCAACACGGTCTCGGCGAACCTGAAGCTCAACGACTACCTGAGCCTGCTCGACGTCGACGGCACGCTGGTCGAACTGGGCATCCCCGAGCACCCCATGGAGGTGGGCGCTTTCCCGCTGGCGCTGTCGCGTCGCAGCCTGTCCGGGTCGAACATCGGTGGGATCGCCGAGACCCAGGAGATGCTGGACTTCTGCGCCGAACACAACGTGACGCCCGAAATCGAGCTCATCGACCCCGACTACATCAACGAGGCCTACGAGCGCGTCCTGGCCAGCGACGTCCGCTACCGCTTCGTCATCGACATCTCGAAGCTGTAG
- a CDS encoding DUF3349 domain-containing protein, translating into MIQWLQCGYPDGVPGPDRVPLLELLRSTPLTEDQIKEVVDAIDEETKPGKEIDRDVIADFISDMTHYDAGPENVARVAARLAAAGWPLAGITQPVDAAGNPGSANGKPEPAPNSAS; encoded by the coding sequence GTGATCCAGTGGCTGCAATGCGGCTATCCCGACGGCGTGCCCGGTCCCGACCGGGTGCCGCTGCTCGAGCTGTTGCGGAGCACACCCCTGACCGAGGACCAGATCAAGGAGGTCGTCGACGCGATCGACGAGGAAACCAAGCCGGGCAAGGAGATCGACCGCGACGTGATCGCCGATTTCATCTCCGACATGACCCACTACGACGCCGGTCCGGAGAACGTCGCGCGGGTGGCCGCCCGGCTGGCCGCCGCGGGCTGGCCGCTGGCGGGTATCACGCAGCCGGTTGACGCGGCCGGAAATCCCGGCTCGGCCAACGGCAAGCCCGAACCGGCCCCCAACTCGGCTTCCTGA